Proteins encoded together in one Macadamia integrifolia cultivar HAES 741 chromosome 8, SCU_Mint_v3, whole genome shotgun sequence window:
- the LOC122086188 gene encoding probable calcium-binding protein CML18, producing MFSSCNLCLSHPSKWVRTLLQQLKSLNRSVKRSNRRKPKRLFSSFDWITSSFATMEVSNQLKQVFKLIDANGDGKISPLELGEVLLSLGHEKLTAVSEAEGMIRELDCNGDGYIDLDEFMDVVGGPEGGEVGCSSREDELMDAFLMFDSDGNGYISANELQSVFVSLGYDKCSLDECFLMIRGVDKDGDGLVDFQEFRSMMIGCTA from the coding sequence ATGTTCTCTTCGTGCAATCTTTGTTTAAGCCATCCATCAAAATGGGTTAGaacccttcttcaacaactCAAATCCTTGAATAGATCAGTTAAGAGAagcaatagaagaaaacccaagAGATTGTTTTCTAGTTTTGATTGGATTACTTCATCTTTTGCTACTATGGAAGTGTCTAACCAGCTGAAACAAGTGTTCAAGCTCATTGATGCAAATGGAGATGGGAAAATTTCTCCTTTGGAACTTGGGGAAGTGCTTCTATCCCTTGGGCATGAGAAATTGACAGCAGTCAGTGAAGCTGAAGGGATGATCAGAGAGCTTGATTGTAATGGTGATGGCTACATCGACTTAGATGAGTTCATGGATGTCGTTGGTGGCCCGGAAGGCGGCGAAgttggttgcagcagcagggaagatgAACTAATGGATGCCTTTCTCATGTTTGATTCTGATGGAAATGGGTATATATCAGCTAATGAGTTGCAGAGTGTGTTTGTGAGCTTAGGATATGATAAGTGTAGTCTTGATGAATGTTTTCTAATGATCAGAGGAGTTGATAAGGATGGTGATGGGCTTGTGGATTTCCAAGAGTTTAGATCAATGATGATAGGATGCACAGCTTGA